A stretch of the Candidatus Berkelbacteria bacterium genome encodes the following:
- the xseA gene encoding exodeoxyribonuclease VII large subunit: MSSKISIPCYTVSEFNLLVNNLLTEQIGEALVRGEVNGYTLRANAWVGFDLKDGTSVLSCFAHRTRIGTVIEDGMEVRILGIPRIYLPYGKYSFNVLAIEPVGSGALHRAYLLLMKKLEAEGLFAQKHKQIIPRFPDSIGLITSSQGAALGDVRRILRERWGGFRLYLFPVKVQGTTTVDEILNAINYFNTHHPVDTLILTRGGGSLEDLQAFNDERLARVIFSSRIPIIAAIGHERDVTIAELVADARAATPSNTAQLAVPDRMTLQAEISHSGIRIKQLFQQKLESKQIFLRSTFAILRRPIQTARVVLEGYERILIAVNPQSVLKRGYSVTTNETSGRVIRSATLALAGSVIRTRVADGSFVSKVQI; encoded by the coding sequence GTGAGCTCGAAAATTAGTATTCCGTGTTACACCGTTAGTGAATTTAACTTACTGGTGAATAATCTGCTAACGGAACAAATCGGCGAAGCCTTAGTAAGGGGCGAGGTTAACGGGTACACGCTCCGAGCCAACGCCTGGGTGGGTTTTGATCTCAAGGACGGAACTAGTGTTTTGAGTTGCTTCGCTCATCGAACTCGCATTGGCACTGTGATCGAAGATGGGATGGAAGTGCGAATTCTGGGTATTCCCAGAATCTATCTCCCCTACGGTAAATATTCTTTTAATGTCTTGGCGATCGAACCTGTTGGTTCGGGCGCTTTGCATCGCGCTTATTTGCTACTTATGAAAAAACTTGAGGCAGAAGGTTTGTTTGCGCAAAAACATAAACAGATCATACCGCGCTTTCCCGACTCAATCGGTCTCATTACCTCAAGTCAAGGAGCGGCGCTCGGCGACGTGCGACGAATTTTGCGCGAACGTTGGGGAGGCTTTCGGCTTTATTTATTTCCGGTAAAAGTGCAAGGCACTACGACTGTAGACGAAATCTTGAATGCAATTAATTATTTCAATACCCACCATCCGGTCGATACGCTTATCTTAACCCGAGGCGGAGGATCTCTTGAGGATTTACAAGCATTCAACGATGAACGCTTGGCGCGGGTAATCTTTTCCAGCCGAATTCCAATCATCGCCGCAATTGGGCACGAGCGAGATGTCACAATCGCCGAATTAGTGGCTGATGCCCGGGCCGCGACGCCAAGCAACACCGCTCAATTAGCTGTGCCGGATCGAATGACACTCCAAGCCGAAATCAGCCATTCTGGTATACGAATCAAACAATTGTTCCAACAAAAACTTGAATCAAAACAAATATTTTTGCGTTCAACTTTTGCCATTCTAAGAAGGCCTATCCAAACTGCTCGCGTGGTGCTTGAAGGGTATGAGAGAATTTTAATAGCTGTTAACCCTCAAAGCGTTTTGAAACGTGGTTATTCGGTGACTACCAATGAGACATCAGGCAGAGTAATTCGAAGCGCCACTCTAGCCCTGGCAGGAAGTGTAATACGGACCCGAGTTGCCGATGGGTCTTTTGTATCTAAGGTTCAAATA
- a CDS encoding NUDIX domain-containing protein: MRIERSAGGIVVRRNPKRGIEILVIQDSHGGWAFPKGRIEPNETPIQAARRETREEVGLDDLILIRSLGTSEFWFHDRFEQPGENVHKFIDHFLFETLIGTEPKPQIKERILDLRWATPTELEQIISYKTLKPILKRIREVSRELEN; encoded by the coding sequence ATGCGCATTGAACGATCTGCCGGCGGTATTGTCGTGCGTCGTAATCCTAAACGTGGCATCGAAATTCTTGTGATTCAGGATTCTCATGGAGGTTGGGCATTCCCAAAAGGACGTATTGAACCTAACGAAACACCTATCCAAGCGGCACGACGCGAAACTCGTGAGGAAGTTGGCTTAGATGATCTCATTCTGATTCGTTCTCTAGGAACAAGCGAATTTTGGTTCCACGATCGCTTTGAACAGCCCGGAGAAAATGTGCATAAATTCATCGACCATTTTCTTTTTGAAACACTGATAGGAACCGAGCCAAAACCACAAATCAAAGAGAGAATCTTAGATCTTAGATGGGCAACTCCCACTGAACTTGAGCAAATAATTTCATATAAAACTCTGAAGCCTATTTTAAAACGCATCCGAGAGGTAAGCCGTGAGCTCGAAAATTAG
- a CDS encoding glycosyltransferase family 4 protein — MNLHIGLDGSRIAKAHYTGTEHYSHQIFEQMFRVAPHHRYTIYAPALSTKPLKTANAQVDWRIIPFPKLWTHVRLSAEFLMHCHTDVLFIPSHTVPLIHPTPTVSTIHDLGFKRFPEYYSRLERVYQEFGLTQALRASTRIITFSAATKRDILHYTQFPASKIHVIHHGVDREIFHPVDPLSKPSLRIHEYMPYLYSIGRLEAKKNTVQLLRAFRILKEKYQMPHHLVIAGTPGQYGYAEIEQVLKELPQNTRDDIHLLGYLSDQAHATWLRFASCLVFVSGFEGFGLPIVEAMASGIPVVASNISSMPEIVGPAGILVNHTRAEAIAEGILPLLKRQYVQKSLQSKGLERAKQFSWERAALTTVGVLESAVQEVRNAH, encoded by the coding sequence ATGAATCTACATATCGGCCTCGACGGCTCACGAATTGCAAAAGCGCACTACACTGGCACGGAACATTACTCGCACCAGATTTTCGAGCAAATGTTTAGGGTGGCGCCGCATCACCGTTATACAATTTACGCGCCGGCATTGAGTACGAAACCGCTTAAAACCGCCAACGCGCAAGTTGACTGGCGCATTATTCCATTCCCCAAATTGTGGACACATGTGCGATTAAGCGCGGAATTTCTAATGCACTGTCACACTGATGTTCTTTTTATTCCCTCCCACACTGTTCCACTCATTCATCCAACGCCAACCGTAAGTACAATTCACGACCTGGGATTTAAACGCTTCCCCGAGTACTACAGTCGACTCGAGCGTGTCTACCAGGAGTTTGGTCTTACTCAAGCTCTGCGCGCCTCGACCAGGATTATAACTTTTTCAGCCGCCACTAAACGCGATATTCTTCATTATACTCAATTTCCAGCGAGTAAAATTCATGTAATCCATCATGGTGTTGATCGCGAGATTTTCCACCCAGTCGATCCACTCAGCAAGCCCTCTTTGCGCATCCATGAATACATGCCTTATCTATATTCAATCGGCCGGCTTGAGGCCAAAAAAAACACAGTCCAACTCCTGCGTGCTTTTCGGATTCTAAAAGAAAAATACCAGATGCCACATCATTTAGTCATCGCTGGCACACCTGGTCAATATGGTTATGCCGAAATTGAACAAGTTCTCAAAGAGCTACCTCAAAATACGCGTGACGACATTCATCTCCTCGGCTACTTAAGCGATCAGGCACACGCGACTTGGCTTCGATTCGCCAGTTGTTTAGTTTTTGTTTCGGGTTTCGAAGGTTTCGGTTTACCGATTGTCGAAGCCATGGCTTCGGGTATACCAGTTGTCGCGAGCAACATCTCATCGATGCCTGAAATCGTAGGGCCAGCTGGAATTCTCGTCAATCATACACGTGCTGAAGCAATCGCCGAGGGCATCCTCCCGCTTCTAAAACGTCAATATGTACAAAAATCATTACAGTCCAAAGGTCTGGAACGAGCAAAGCAATTCAGTTGGGAACGTGCCGCCCTAACAACGGTTGGAGTGCTAGAATCGGCGGTGCAAGAAGTTCGCAATGCGCATTGA
- a CDS encoding rod shape-determining protein, which produces MPFFLRRLAIDLGTTNVLVHVPGQGIVINEPAVVAVDAATNQVMAIGQEARAMLGRTPESIIAVHPLKDGVIANYRVTQAMLRYFVNRLGGRVRFFRPEIMIAAPAGATSTERRAVIDACIASGAKSAYIIKSPVAAALGAGIPIASPSGHMVIDIGGGTSEVAVISLGDIVASSSVRVGGNKIDQAIAGYIRKKYNLIIGDQTAEGVKIQIGAAITPKKELTMEVSGSNAVTGLPESVIVTTNDTVLAVKEPISEIIATVKDVLQHTPPELASDVMDKGIVLTGGGALLTQIDDLFTKVTGVPCQLAEEPMLCVVKGAGMAVEHLEAYKRSVLWAKS; this is translated from the coding sequence ATGCCGTTTTTTTTACGCCGTCTGGCAATTGATTTAGGAACAACAAATGTTTTAGTTCATGTGCCGGGTCAGGGCATTGTTATCAATGAACCTGCAGTAGTTGCCGTTGATGCGGCAACCAATCAGGTCATGGCTATTGGTCAAGAAGCACGGGCAATGCTCGGCCGCACCCCTGAAAGTATTATCGCAGTGCATCCACTAAAAGATGGTGTGATTGCAAATTACCGTGTAACTCAAGCGATGTTACGCTACTTTGTAAATCGTCTGGGCGGACGTGTACGCTTTTTTCGCCCTGAAATTATGATCGCGGCGCCGGCTGGGGCGACTAGTACCGAACGCCGCGCTGTAATCGATGCCTGCATTGCCTCCGGCGCCAAGTCAGCTTACATTATTAAATCTCCGGTAGCCGCGGCGCTTGGCGCCGGCATTCCGATTGCATCACCCAGCGGGCACATGGTGATAGATATTGGTGGTGGCACCTCTGAAGTAGCGGTAATCTCTTTGGGCGATATTGTCGCCTCATCTTCAGTACGCGTTGGCGGGAATAAGATCGATCAAGCAATTGCAGGCTATATTCGTAAGAAATATAATTTAATCATCGGCGATCAAACCGCTGAAGGAGTCAAAATACAGATTGGAGCGGCTATCACGCCTAAAAAAGAATTAACGATGGAGGTCTCTGGCTCAAATGCCGTTACAGGTTTACCTGAAAGTGTGATCGTTACGACGAATGATACAGTTTTAGCAGTTAAAGAACCGATTAGCGAAATTATTGCAACCGTGAAGGACGTACTCCAGCATACACCGCCCGAACTTGCCTCGGATGTGATGGATAAAGGGATCGTCTTAACCGGTGGCGGAGCGCTTTTAACTCAAATTGATGATTTGTTTACTAAAGTCACCGGCGTGCCATGCCAACTTGCTGAAGAGCCAATGCTTTGCGTAGTCAAAGGAGCAGGGATGGCTGTTGAGCATCTGGAAGCATACAAGCGCTCTGTTCTCTGGGCAAAAAGTTAG
- the murA gene encoding UDP-N-acetylglucosamine 1-carboxyvinyltransferase: protein MESYEIIGGRPLMGTIKLSGAKNLASKLLLATLLTDETCLLENMPRHGETLIATNILERAGKRVDWRGVDSIEVTSASHHNYDLRQSGTNRLPILAVGPLLHRDGRALVPLPSGDRIGNRPINFHLSALKNFGAQIFQFSDYVDIQANTLRGTKIILPYPSVGATESILLTASRIPEETRIQNGATEPELLELAKFLRSLGVRIERHDRTWIILGKSKLSGAAQKVMPDRIEAVSYAAAALATRGSVLIEDAHLAVLDKFLTFVKCIGGVSQTTAKGILFQADGELKATHITTNVHPGFMTDWQQPSTMILLTAKGKSIIHETVYDNRFGYLASFKTMGVEVEIHTQCPPEQSCRFADKNFPHVAYLNGPIQLRGAEVIMPDIRAGMAHVIAALIASGKSRLTGVEHLDRGYENLSGKLIALGANIRRQKS from the coding sequence ATGGAAAGCTATGAAATCATTGGTGGTCGACCTCTTATGGGGACGATTAAACTTTCAGGTGCCAAGAATCTTGCCAGTAAGTTGCTTTTAGCAACTCTTCTGACTGATGAAACATGCCTCTTGGAAAACATGCCTCGACATGGTGAAACCTTGATCGCGACTAATATTCTCGAACGAGCAGGGAAGAGAGTTGATTGGCGCGGAGTCGATAGCATTGAAGTTACATCTGCATCTCATCATAACTACGATTTGCGGCAAAGTGGCACAAACAGGTTACCAATTTTAGCAGTCGGGCCGCTCTTGCATCGCGATGGTCGAGCGCTCGTCCCCCTGCCTAGCGGTGATCGCATTGGAAATCGACCGATTAATTTCCATCTTTCAGCGCTTAAGAACTTTGGCGCGCAAATTTTTCAGTTTAGTGACTACGTAGACATTCAAGCAAACACTCTTCGTGGCACAAAAATTATTTTGCCTTACCCGAGTGTGGGTGCGACAGAATCAATTCTACTCACTGCAAGTCGCATTCCCGAGGAAACTCGAATTCAAAATGGCGCGACCGAACCAGAACTCTTAGAGCTTGCAAAGTTCTTGCGAAGTCTTGGGGTACGCATTGAACGTCATGACCGGACCTGGATAATCCTCGGCAAAAGCAAATTAAGTGGCGCTGCGCAAAAAGTGATGCCGGATCGAATTGAGGCCGTCTCATACGCCGCCGCCGCTCTCGCCACTCGCGGCAGTGTTTTAATTGAAGATGCTCACCTAGCTGTACTCGACAAATTTCTAACGTTCGTGAAATGTATAGGCGGTGTGTCCCAAACGACTGCTAAAGGAATCCTTTTCCAAGCCGATGGGGAACTTAAAGCCACTCATATTACAACCAATGTCCATCCGGGTTTTATGACAGATTGGCAACAACCCTCAACAATGATCTTACTTACCGCAAAGGGGAAATCAATAATTCATGAAACGGTCTACGATAACCGATTCGGCTATTTAGCCAGTTTTAAGACTATGGGCGTTGAGGTTGAAATTCACACTCAGTGTCCACCCGAACAGTCATGCCGTTTTGCAGACAAAAATTTTCCTCACGTTGCTTACCTGAACGGACCGATTCAACTTCGCGGCGCTGAAGTAATAATGCCTGACATTCGAGCTGGAATGGCACACGTGATCGCCGCTTTAATTGCGTCCGGCAAGTCAAGGCTAACTGGGGTGGAGCACTTGGATCGCGGCTACGAAAATCTGTCAGGGAAATTAATTGCACTTGGAGCAAATATCCGCCGACAGAAAAGTTAA
- a CDS encoding class E sortase, translated as MEDYIRYSVVFLSQKMQSFITFNEALNVQRHFECSRRKRLFFHGFKQLLYGVGIASIVFLVLSGPAQLERLRFVVKDLVQATNSEGSEWLSPSSFLNYSVDHIIPTLEDNTLLIPTIEVRAPIEWQIPLVESLNGLQKGVVQTSESVLPGEIGRTFIIGHSSGYWWNRNPWTKVFSVLDRLAPSDEVFVRKDEKIYRYRVTGSEVVRPTEVRVVRDETLTQNQLALMTCTPVGTTLNRLIVYASLTDIYLIN; from the coding sequence ATGGAAGATTATATCAGGTATAGTGTGGTGTTTTTGAGTCAAAAAATGCAAAGTTTTATCACCTTCAATGAGGCTCTAAACGTTCAGAGGCATTTTGAATGTAGCCGGCGCAAGCGGCTGTTTTTTCATGGCTTTAAACAACTTCTTTATGGGGTCGGAATTGCGAGTATAGTCTTCCTGGTTCTATCTGGCCCGGCGCAGTTGGAACGCTTGCGTTTTGTTGTAAAAGATTTAGTTCAAGCTACAAACAGTGAAGGGAGCGAATGGTTAAGCCCATCGTCATTCTTAAATTATTCGGTCGATCACATCATCCCAACATTAGAAGATAATACCCTCCTCATTCCGACAATCGAAGTAAGGGCGCCGATTGAGTGGCAAATACCGCTTGTCGAGTCACTAAACGGCTTACAAAAAGGTGTCGTCCAGACGAGTGAATCAGTCCTGCCGGGGGAGATTGGACGAACATTTATCATTGGCCATTCTTCAGGATACTGGTGGAATCGTAATCCTTGGACAAAAGTATTTAGCGTACTGGACCGTCTTGCTCCAAGTGACGAAGTTTTTGTGCGCAAAGACGAGAAAATCTATCGTTATCGTGTCACTGGGAGCGAGGTTGTAAGGCCAACGGAAGTTCGAGTTGTGCGGGACGAAACTCTGACACAAAACCAACTCGCTCTGATGACATGTACGCCAGTCGGTACAACTTTGAACCGTCTAATAGTTTATGCAAGTCTCACAGATATATATCTGATTAACTGA
- a CDS encoding collagen-like protein — protein sequence MHKSRFKKFRRVFAISMVGLILSFSSIAPALAVGPIGPVGPQGPVGPQGQVGPQTPVGPQGSIGPQPVTEQGPASTSTAEPSVISNEPPVAQLTNNSNVIEPGVQTSTPLEPVAPIESTSASADPAIEGTQVSAGELTNEQTGSNSENSNAVGVTNSAMVETTNSATVGNNLNLDAATGDNEVTSNTMVGSFTTGDIQGSINIINATNSEFAPGSTVGVGEITTNASGDVFLLDGVDRLYLPSNNETGVNSANTNVINDTNVVRIITDNNADIDNVIDISADTGNNTLTSNTVLGDIATGTIDLSLNIINLLNLLMPDTLFSLDLWSIFGDLASDIILPMVNELTGVNSENTNSAIQNTTVDVTLANNAQIDNIFDIQTETGNNALASNSTVGNIETGGTRIEGGVTNIANSANPTLYLFNVLGDWTGSALGLPGGNFIVNELSSLLTGPNSLNENTAQQTNDVLVDVTNTANVSNQLSLNANTGANTVERNSKVGNIKTGDINVMANVVNFLNSFGSDLKKFSLKVVNIFGNWNGTAKSTPDPEIQTASALASPENIDNQSSQNSNTADVWVTQPVAATSIEISQASSNSTGENNLSETVIASVAEDQSPEMPSSPVQVASANENTRLAFVEQKQNSNDESRLSEDATPEENLTKIASAHIEQPVLVGAEKNKINWQLILVLSLLSFFALIWGSLEIAAVKSIRR from the coding sequence ATGCACAAATCCAGATTTAAGAAATTCCGGCGAGTCTTTGCAATTTCTATGGTCGGACTCATTTTGAGTTTTTCTTCAATCGCGCCCGCCCTTGCGGTTGGGCCAATCGGACCAGTTGGTCCACAAGGCCCAGTGGGGCCCCAGGGTCAGGTTGGTCCACAAACCCCAGTTGGCCCCCAAGGCTCTATCGGTCCTCAACCAGTCACAGAACAAGGTCCAGCTTCAACATCAACAGCCGAACCATCAGTGATTTCAAATGAACCACCAGTTGCACAACTCACTAATAACTCGAACGTAATAGAGCCAGGCGTTCAAACTTCCACTCCGCTTGAACCAGTCGCACCAATCGAGTCGACCAGCGCTTCAGCCGACCCGGCGATTGAAGGCACGCAAGTCAGCGCCGGCGAACTTACGAATGAGCAAACTGGCTCGAACTCGGAGAATTCAAATGCCGTCGGTGTCACAAATTCGGCAATGGTTGAAACGACAAATTCGGCCACAGTCGGCAATAATCTTAATTTAGATGCGGCGACCGGCGATAACGAAGTTACGAGCAATACCATGGTCGGAAGTTTCACGACTGGTGATATTCAAGGTTCGATTAACATCATCAACGCTACGAATTCAGAATTTGCCCCTGGCAGTACCGTGGGTGTTGGCGAGATCACAACAAATGCAAGTGGTGATGTTTTCTTGCTTGATGGAGTGGATCGGTTATATTTACCAAGCAACAATGAAACTGGAGTGAATTCAGCTAATACAAACGTTATTAATGACACGAACGTGGTACGTATAATTACAGATAATAATGCCGACATTGATAATGTTATCGATATTAGTGCCGATACCGGCAATAATACGCTCACCAGCAACACAGTGCTCGGCGATATTGCGACCGGCACGATCGACCTTTCATTGAACATCATCAATTTACTTAACCTACTTATGCCGGACACGCTTTTTTCGCTCGACCTTTGGTCAATTTTTGGCGACCTTGCGAGTGATATTATTCTCCCCATGGTCAATGAACTCACCGGCGTAAATTCGGAAAATACAAATTCTGCTATCCAAAATACAACTGTCGATGTTACCCTGGCGAATAACGCTCAAATCGATAATATCTTCGACATTCAAACCGAGACAGGCAATAACGCACTCGCCAGCAATAGTACTGTCGGAAACATCGAAACCGGCGGCACGCGGATCGAGGGTGGAGTTACAAATATTGCTAACAGCGCCAATCCGACACTTTATCTCTTTAATGTTTTGGGTGACTGGACTGGGAGCGCTCTCGGATTGCCAGGCGGTAATTTTATTGTGAATGAACTTTCCAGCCTACTAACGGGTCCTAATTCGCTCAATGAGAATACTGCCCAGCAAACAAATGATGTTTTAGTTGACGTAACCAATACCGCCAACGTTTCCAACCAGCTTTCTTTGAACGCAAATACCGGCGCTAACACGGTTGAGCGAAATTCAAAAGTTGGCAATATTAAAACCGGCGATATTAATGTCATGGCGAATGTGGTCAATTTCCTTAATTCGTTTGGGAGTGATCTTAAAAAGTTTTCTCTCAAGGTTGTGAATATTTTTGGAAACTGGAATGGCACCGCGAAATCAACGCCCGATCCAGAAATTCAAACTGCAAGCGCTCTCGCATCGCCAGAGAACATCGATAATCAGTCATCGCAAAATTCAAACACTGCCGATGTGTGGGTTACACAACCAGTCGCCGCAACTTCAATAGAGATTTCACAAGCATCATCAAATTCTACCGGTGAAAACAATCTATCGGAAACTGTGATAGCTAGTGTTGCCGAAGATCAGTCGCCTGAAATGCCAAGTTCGCCAGTTCAAGTTGCAAGCGCGAATGAAAATACAAGACTTGCGTTTGTTGAGCAAAAACAGAATTCTAATGACGAATCGAGATTATCTGAAGATGCTACACCCGAAGAAAATCTCACTAAAATTGCTTCAGCTCACATTGAACAACCTGTCTTGGTTGGGGCTGAAAAGAATAAAATAAATTGGCAACTGATACTAGTCTTAAGTCTACTTAGCTTCTTCGCTTTAATCTGGGGTTCTCTTGAGATTGCCGCCGTTAAATCAATTCGTCGTTAA
- a CDS encoding sortase encodes MLLFWYAPLIFSLTQPTLIEAGVLGKRIAEAPVADTFRYENLGIEVPIEKAAWTSPLNTKDWRKIRSALERGVSLAYEGEFLESVTLAFITGHSSDVYPHRYSSVFASLGQAQRDDNFTLWLNQNPYQFKVTGVKIISPQDVEEFQALNPGEKSDIQRVALVTCWPVLTTRSRLVVIGERSLRGSL; translated from the coding sequence TTGTTATTATTTTGGTACGCGCCGCTCATTTTTTCACTTACTCAACCGACCCTGATTGAAGCTGGTGTACTAGGTAAGAGGATTGCTGAAGCGCCGGTCGCTGACACTTTTAGATACGAAAATTTAGGGATTGAGGTTCCAATCGAAAAGGCCGCCTGGACATCACCCTTAAATACAAAAGATTGGCGTAAAATTCGCTCGGCGCTCGAACGGGGCGTAAGTTTGGCATATGAGGGCGAGTTTTTGGAGAGTGTTACCCTTGCCTTTATTACCGGTCACTCGAGCGATGTCTATCCACACAGATATAGTTCCGTTTTTGCCAGCCTTGGCCAAGCGCAAAGAGACGATAATTTTACCTTGTGGCTTAATCAAAATCCCTACCAGTTTAAAGTTACTGGGGTCAAAATTATTTCACCCCAGGATGTTGAAGAGTTTCAGGCCCTGAATCCGGGAGAGAAATCAGACATCCAACGAGTTGCTCTGGTAACTTGCTGGCCGGTCTTGACAACTCGCTCAAGACTCGTTGTGATTGGAGAACGCAGTTTGAGAGGTAGCTTATGA
- a CDS encoding S8 family peptidase: protein MNSYKIFITGLALLIWFSISLPAEASQTRVQVGERKVVKCKISLDKCANELRSQGVLVKRKLSFIQGVAANLNSESEAKLIATGVIQNADPDIEISALSHRDQAQILTWNIARIQADRAQAKSTGLGIDVAVIDTGIDLDHPDLIGRIKGGINLINPWANADDDNGHGTHVAGIIAAENNGFGVLGVAPKSNLYAVKALDRRGRGYLSDILAGMEWALNSGIEVINLSLGTPVSIPTLQEATTRLVQTGIVVVAAAGNDGAAVNYPAAYPGVIAVGAVGDEDELQRWSSHGSALDVVAPGDHIYSTYRRDRYRTMSGTSMATPHVAGLASLLLAYPSACDQNSDNQCSAEEVAARIFATADNLDTPGYDLTTGYGVINSARALGL from the coding sequence ATGAATAGTTATAAAATTTTTATTACTGGTCTAGCATTGTTGATTTGGTTTAGTATTAGCTTGCCTGCAGAAGCAAGTCAAACGCGGGTTCAGGTTGGCGAACGCAAAGTTGTAAAATGTAAAATTTCGCTTGACAAGTGCGCCAACGAACTTCGTTCACAAGGTGTGCTTGTAAAGAGAAAACTTTCGTTTATTCAAGGCGTGGCGGCGAATTTGAATAGTGAAAGCGAGGCGAAACTTATAGCCACTGGTGTGATTCAGAACGCTGACCCAGATATTGAGATTTCTGCTTTAAGCCATCGCGACCAGGCTCAAATTCTAACCTGGAACATTGCCCGAATCCAAGCCGATCGAGCACAGGCAAAGAGTACTGGATTAGGTATTGATGTGGCGGTGATTGATACAGGTATCGATCTCGATCACCCGGATTTAATTGGTAGAATTAAGGGCGGTATCAACCTCATAAATCCTTGGGCCAACGCTGATGACGATAATGGTCATGGCACACATGTTGCTGGAATTATAGCGGCGGAAAATAACGGTTTTGGCGTTCTCGGTGTTGCTCCGAAGAGCAACTTATACGCAGTTAAAGCTCTTGATCGGCGTGGCCGTGGCTATCTTTCAGATATTCTTGCTGGCATGGAATGGGCGCTCAATTCCGGGATTGAGGTGATCAACTTGAGTCTTGGAACGCCGGTTAGCATTCCCACACTTCAGGAGGCCACAACTCGGCTGGTGCAGACTGGGATTGTAGTTGTTGCGGCGGCTGGCAACGACGGCGCCGCCGTGAATTATCCAGCGGCGTATCCAGGCGTAATTGCTGTTGGCGCAGTCGGTGATGAGGACGAATTACAACGTTGGTCATCACATGGATCCGCGCTCGATGTTGTTGCTCCAGGCGATCATATTTATTCCACTTATCGAAGAGATCGGTATCGAACCATGAGCGGAACATCGATGGCAACCCCTCATGTTGCCGGACTTGCAAGCTTACTTCTTGCTTACCCGTCAGCTTGCGACCAAAATAGCGATAATCAGTGTTCGGCTGAAGAAGTTGCCGCTCGGATTTTTGCAACGGCAGACAATTTAGATACACCTGGCTACGATTTGACTACTGGTTATGGCGTGATTAATTCAGCTCGAGCCCTAGGACTTTAG
- a CDS encoding threonylcarbamoyl-AMP synthase yields MMKILTLSPQKPDSSAIQAAVEVLKRGGVLIYPTDTCYGLGTDARNRRAIQRLLALKDRETGKKFSVIAQDLEHIERLAQLSDYQRETLKRYLPGSYTFILLNADFGISPTNTIGIRIPDYPITQVISQTFHDAYITTSANLSGQGALYSLEDIKKHFLHVVPQESQPDLILNAGALPQVPSSTVVDLTTTPPTLIRQGNAHFTPI; encoded by the coding sequence ATGATGAAAATACTGACACTTTCGCCTCAAAAACCGGATTCGAGCGCTATTCAGGCGGCAGTTGAAGTGTTAAAACGAGGCGGTGTCTTAATTTATCCAACCGATACTTGTTATGGTTTAGGAACTGATGCGCGCAATCGGCGCGCAATTCAACGTCTCCTTGCCCTGAAAGATCGAGAGACTGGCAAAAAATTTTCTGTTATTGCTCAAGACCTTGAACACATTGAAAGGCTCGCCCAGCTTTCCGATTACCAACGCGAAACGCTGAAACGTTATCTGCCTGGATCGTATACTTTTATCTTACTCAATGCCGATTTCGGTATTTCTCCAACGAACACAATCGGTATTCGCATTCCCGACTACCCGATCACTCAAGTTATTTCGCAGACATTCCACGACGCCTATATTACAACCAGCGCCAATCTATCTGGACAAGGCGCCTTATACTCACTTGAAGACATTAAGAAACATTTTCTTCATGTCGTCCCTCAAGAATCTCAACCGGATTTGATTCTCAATGCCGGCGCTTTGCCACAAGTTCCTTCTTCAACTGTCGTCGATCTCACAACTACCCCGCCCACGCTGATCAGGCAGGGCAATGCACACTTTACTCCAATTTAA